Below is a genomic region from Armatimonadota bacterium.
CAGTTTCTGGCGGGAGCGTATGGATGCTCTCGGCGTGACCCCGAGTGTGAAGCTCTACGAGTATAAGCACGGAGATCGTGTGCGAGTAGCGGGGATCGTGATCGCCCGAGCGAGACCGCCCACACGCAGTGGCAAGACCGCGATTTTTATCAGCCTGGAGGATGAGTTTGGACTGGTGGATGTGGCGGTGTTCGAAGACTGCTACCAGCGCTGCGGCGCGGCGTTGTATTCGAGCCCCGTGCTGTGCGTGGAGGGGACACTGACGCGGCTGGGCCTGCTGGACATTTCGGTGACGGCGCGGAATGTGATCGGACTGGGAAGCTGGCGGGATTTCGAGCGGCCGAACCGCCCGCGTAGCGAGCAATTCTTCCGGCTGGAAAACAAGCTGATGGACCGGTGGGAACCGTCGCCCAACCCGCGAGTAGGAGACAGAAGAGGGTAGTCCCCCCTTGGTGCTGCCTCAGGATGCCCGAGCGATTGGAAGGCGCGGGAGTGTGCGGCGGCGAATGACACCCGCGATAAGATGCCGCTGAGCACGCCGATTTCGGAGGGTGTTTGACATGAAACTTGGATTCATCGGGATGGGAATCATGGGAGCCCCGATGGCCCGCAACCTGCTCAAGGCCGGATTCGATGTAACCGTCTGGAACCGCACTGCTGTCAGATGTGAGCCCCTGAGGGATGCAGGGGCCACAGTTGCGGCGGACCTGGGAGAGCTTGCGCGGACCGTGGATATCATTTTCATTTGCGTGAGTGATACGCCCGATGTTGGCGCGGTGCTGTTTGGCCCTGATGGCCTGGCAAACGACCTGCGCTGCGGGCAGATCGTGGTGGATATGAGCACGATCTCGCCTGCCGCCACTGTGGATTTCGCCACACGGCTGGCTGACAGTGAGGTGGCGATGCTGGACGCCCCAGTGTCCGGCGGCGAGAAAGGCGCGGTCGACGGCACGCTGACCATCATGTGCGGCGGCGATGAGGCGGTGTTTGAGACAGTGAAGCCGTACTTCCAAGCGATGGGCAGAAACATCGTTCACTGCGGGCCCACTGGAAACGGTCAACGGGTCAAGGCGGTGAACCAGGTGATCTGCGCCCTGAATATCCTCGCGGTGAGCGAAGGCTTGCTTCTGGCGAAACGGGCTGGTCTCGATCTCCAGACCGCATTTGATGTGGTATCCAGTGGCGCGGCGGCAAGCTGGATGCTCACCAATCTCGGGCCGAAGATAATCGCGGGGGACTGGGCACCCGGGTTCACGATCCGGTTGCAGGCCAAGGACCTGCGGATTGCGCTGGAGACCATGCGAGAGCTTGGCATGGCGCCGGAAGGGACGGCGCTGACGGAGAAACTGTTCTCGGATGCTGTCGACGAGTACGGAGACAATGGGACCCAGGGATTGGTCCGATTGCTGGGGTGGGATGATGAATAGGGGAGAGGCCTGCCTCTCCCCCCTACCCACTTGTCCCTCGCCGCGACCGCAGGCAGGCGCTTCGCTCCCGACGAGGGGGAAGGGCGAAGGCGGTAGGCGCGGACCACCACTCACGCTGGCGGCAAGAGGCTGACGCCCCTGCGGGGCTTAGAGGCGACAGGCGACGGCCGGGCCGGATAGGTCCGGCGCTCCGTTCCGGAGCCCTTTGCTGATGTGGCCGCTGCGGAATGCAAAGGGGGACGGTAAGGGCAATCAGCGGGACAGTCTCTCGATCTCCTCTGCCACTGCATTGCGGGCGGCGTCGAGTTTCGCGGCGTCTGTCTCATACGATGCCACATCGAGCACGAGCTGC
It encodes:
- a CDS encoding NAD(P)-dependent oxidoreductase; protein product: MKLGFIGMGIMGAPMARNLLKAGFDVTVWNRTAVRCEPLRDAGATVAADLGELARTVDIIFICVSDTPDVGAVLFGPDGLANDLRCGQIVVDMSTISPAATVDFATRLADSEVAMLDAPVSGGEKGAVDGTLTIMCGGDEAVFETVKPYFQAMGRNIVHCGPTGNGQRVKAVNQVICALNILAVSEGLLLAKRAGLDLQTAFDVVSSGAAASWMLTNLGPKIIAGDWAPGFTIRLQAKDLRIALETMRELGMAPEGTALTEKLFSDAVDEYGDNGTQGLVRLLGWDDE